The Vidua chalybeata isolate OUT-0048 chromosome 6, bVidCha1 merged haplotype, whole genome shotgun sequence genome has a segment encoding these proteins:
- the STYX gene encoding serine/threonine/tyrosine-interacting protein isoform X2 encodes MELAKPAFPALPQAKEDSEDWTYPMRREMQEILPGLFLGPYSSAMKSKLPILQKHGITHVICIRQNIEANFIKPNFQQLFRYLVLDIADNPVENIIRFFPMTKEFIDGSLQSGGKVLVHGNAGISRSAALVIAYIMETFGVKYRDAFTYVQERRFCINPNAGFVHQLQIFTQTCFKEMSGAGGKLGRKMSGHLSSLELSFGQSKSRNGGKTKILVCAVIKRL; translated from the exons gattggACCTATCCCATGAGGAGAGAGATGCAG GAAATCTTACCTGGGTTATTTTTAGGCCCATATTCTTCAGCTATGAAAAGCAAG CTACCTATACTCCAGAAACATGGAATAACCCATGTAATATGCATACGGCAAAACATTGAAGCAAATTTTATTAAACCAAACTTCCAGCAGTTATTTAG GTATTTAGTCTTGGATATTGCAGATAATCCAGTGGAGAATATAATCCGATTTTTCCCTATG actaAAGAATTTATTGATGGAAGTTTACAAAGTGGAG gAAAAGTTCTTGTccatgggaatgcagggatTTCTAGAAG tgctgccttAGTTATTGCATACATAATGGAAACATTTGGGGTGAAGTACAG gGATGCATTTACTTATGTCCAAGAAAGAAGATTCTGTATTAATCCTAATGCTGGATTTGTCCATCAActtcag ATATTTACACAAACATGCTTCAAGGAAAtgtcaggagctggaggaaagcTTGGGAGGAAGATGAGTGGGCACCTCAGTTCCTTAGAGTTAAGCTTTGGACAAAGCAAATCCAGGaatggaggaaaaacaaaaatcctggTTTGTGCAGTGATTAAGAGGCTCTGA
- the GNPNAT1 gene encoding glucosamine 6-phosphate N-acetyltransferase isoform X2 codes for MMPVATVMPDDTPMFDPRILQELDWSENTTTFSPAISPLDPGDGLVLRPLCTADLNRGFFKVLGQLTEAGVVSPEQFIKTFEHMKRSGDYYVTVVEDTNLGQIVATATLVIEHKFTHSCAKRGRIEDVVVSGECRGKQLGKLLTSTLTLLSKRLNCYKITLECLPKNVDFYKKFGYLVSDENYMFQRFFN; via the exons ATGATGCCCGTGGCCACCGTGATGCCCGATGACACGCCCATGTTTGACCCCAGGATCCTGCAGGAACTCGATTGGAGCGAGAACACCACGACCTTTTCTCCTGCTATTTCTCCACTGGACCCAGGGGATGGGCTGGTCCTGAGACCACTTTGCACAGCTGATTTAAATCGAG GCTTTTTTAAGGTTCTGGGTCAGCTGACAGAAGCAGGAGTTGTGAGCCCCGAGCAATTCATCA AAACCTTTGAGCACATGAAGAGGTCTGGAGATTACTACGTCACCGTGGTGGAGGACACGAACCTGGGGCAGATCGTTGCTACGGCAACGCTGGTTATAGAACATAAATTCACTCACTCCTGTGCCAAG AGAGGCAGGATAGAAGATGTGGTGGTCAGCGGGGAGTGCAGAGGGAAGCAGCTTGGAAAACT atTAACGTCCACCCTCACCTTGCTAAGTAAGAGACTGAACTGTTACAAAATCACACTGGAGTGTCTGCCCAAAAATGTGGATTTCTACAAGAAGTTTGGCTATTTGGTATCTGATGAAAACTACATGTTTCAACGGTTCTTTAATTAA
- the STYX gene encoding serine/threonine/tyrosine-interacting protein isoform X1, whose protein sequence is MELAKPAFPALPQAKEDSEDWTYPMRREMQEILPGLFLGPYSSAMKSKLPILQKHGITHVICIRQNIEANFIKPNFQQLFRYLVLDIADNPVENIIRFFPMTKEFIDGSLQSGGKVLVHGNAGISRSAALVIAYIMETFGVKYRDAFTYVQERRFCINPNAGFVHQLQEYEAIYLAKLTIQMMAPLQLERSLSVPPGSTGSLKRMHEEDEDLGTMQVAAAQNG, encoded by the exons gattggACCTATCCCATGAGGAGAGAGATGCAG GAAATCTTACCTGGGTTATTTTTAGGCCCATATTCTTCAGCTATGAAAAGCAAG CTACCTATACTCCAGAAACATGGAATAACCCATGTAATATGCATACGGCAAAACATTGAAGCAAATTTTATTAAACCAAACTTCCAGCAGTTATTTAG GTATTTAGTCTTGGATATTGCAGATAATCCAGTGGAGAATATAATCCGATTTTTCCCTATG actaAAGAATTTATTGATGGAAGTTTACAAAGTGGAG gAAAAGTTCTTGTccatgggaatgcagggatTTCTAGAAG tgctgccttAGTTATTGCATACATAATGGAAACATTTGGGGTGAAGTACAG gGATGCATTTACTTATGTCCAAGAAAGAAGATTCTGTATTAATCCTAATGCTGGATTTGTCCATCAActtcag GAATATGAAGCCATCTATCTAGCAAAATTAACCATCCAGATGATGgcacctctgcagctggagagatCCCTCTCAGTCCCACCTGGCAGCACAG GAAGTTTGAAGAGGATGCACGAGGAGGATGAAGATCTTGGCACCATgcaggtggcagcagcacagaatggCTGA
- the GNPNAT1 gene encoding glucosamine 6-phosphate N-acetyltransferase isoform X1 → MFASAHTRTLTRSPFAAMMPVATVMPDDTPMFDPRILQELDWSENTTTFSPAISPLDPGDGLVLRPLCTADLNRGFFKVLGQLTEAGVVSPEQFIKTFEHMKRSGDYYVTVVEDTNLGQIVATATLVIEHKFTHSCAKRGRIEDVVVSGECRGKQLGKLLTSTLTLLSKRLNCYKITLECLPKNVDFYKKFGYLVSDENYMFQRFFN, encoded by the exons ATGTTTGCATCTGCTCATACCAGAACCCTGACCAG GTCTCCGTTTGCAGCCATGATGCCCGTGGCCACCGTGATGCCCGATGACACGCCCATGTTTGACCCCAGGATCCTGCAGGAACTCGATTGGAGCGAGAACACCACGACCTTTTCTCCTGCTATTTCTCCACTGGACCCAGGGGATGGGCTGGTCCTGAGACCACTTTGCACAGCTGATTTAAATCGAG GCTTTTTTAAGGTTCTGGGTCAGCTGACAGAAGCAGGAGTTGTGAGCCCCGAGCAATTCATCA AAACCTTTGAGCACATGAAGAGGTCTGGAGATTACTACGTCACCGTGGTGGAGGACACGAACCTGGGGCAGATCGTTGCTACGGCAACGCTGGTTATAGAACATAAATTCACTCACTCCTGTGCCAAG AGAGGCAGGATAGAAGATGTGGTGGTCAGCGGGGAGTGCAGAGGGAAGCAGCTTGGAAAACT atTAACGTCCACCCTCACCTTGCTAAGTAAGAGACTGAACTGTTACAAAATCACACTGGAGTGTCTGCCCAAAAATGTGGATTTCTACAAGAAGTTTGGCTATTTGGTATCTGATGAAAACTACATGTTTCAACGGTTCTTTAATTAA